The Bacillota bacterium genome has a window encoding:
- a CDS encoding DUF401 family protein — protein sequence MNLELLGLLASFVLIIGLGARRVPLLFAVLAGSSLLAATSGRPFLANLEVAAVALTDPTTLELALIVALVTLLARMIKDFGILEPFVASLATVLGSTRLALTVVPAIIGAMPVQGGAIISAPFVGSLGSSLSPERRSAVNLVFRHAWYLVFPYIPPLLLASRLAGVPIQHLIIYTLPVTAAILGVAYLTLLGRDGLPVPEFCHDRVKEIKRLLRLSSPILVSILLFLVLGIPLPLTLLLGLAIAWHIGQKPPGTGIEWLMRAPDYRMALTMMAIMIYRHLLAATATLSVAFSALMEAGVPYMALSVVVPLVVGFSTGDMTAAVGISVAILVPLMPATSGALPYVALLYVLSFSFYFVSPVHMCQVFSNKFFGANHWAVFSQYWPALASGLGIAFIIFFLVG from the coding sequence ATGAATCTTGAACTCCTTGGGCTCCTAGCTTCTTTTGTCTTGATAATAGGGCTCGGCGCCCGCCGGGTCCCCCTCCTCTTCGCCGTGCTGGCTGGATCCAGCCTCCTCGCGGCAACCTCTGGAAGGCCTTTTCTTGCCAATCTGGAAGTGGCGGCAGTCGCTCTCACTGACCCCACTACACTGGAACTGGCCCTAATAGTGGCTCTGGTGACACTCCTGGCCAGAATGATCAAGGACTTTGGGATCCTCGAGCCCTTCGTGGCATCCTTGGCCACGGTCCTGGGAAGCACAAGGCTAGCACTAACCGTGGTGCCAGCGATAATCGGGGCCATGCCTGTCCAGGGGGGAGCCATCATTTCTGCGCCCTTTGTGGGGTCCCTGGGGAGTAGTCTCTCCCCCGAGAGGCGCTCCGCCGTGAACTTGGTGTTCAGGCATGCCTGGTACCTGGTTTTCCCCTACATACCACCGCTGCTTCTGGCGTCCCGTCTAGCCGGGGTTCCCATACAGCACCTAATCATCTACACTCTCCCGGTCACCGCCGCAATCCTGGGCGTTGCTTACCTCACGCTCCTGGGGCGGGATGGGTTGCCTGTGCCGGAGTTCTGCCATGATAGGGTGAAAGAGATCAAGCGGCTCCTCAGACTCTCCTCTCCCATCCTCGTGAGCATCCTGCTCTTCTTGGTCCTGGGAATACCTCTTCCGCTTACGCTTCTTCTCGGCCTCGCAATTGCTTGGCACATTGGCCAGAAGCCTCCGGGTACTGGGATCGAGTGGTTGATGAGGGCACCAGACTATCGTATGGCCCTCACTATGATGGCCATAATGATTTACCGCCACCTGCTTGCGGCCACAGCGACACTCAGCGTGGCTTTCAGCGCACTGATGGAGGCAGGGGTGCCGTACATGGCTCTCTCAGTGGTAGTGCCCCTGGTAGTAGGCTTCTCCACTGGGGACATGACCGCGGCGGTGGGCATTAGTGTCGCGATTCTTGTTCCGCTTATGCCCGCCACCAGTGGAGCCCTGCCCTACGTGGCGCTTCTTTACGTTTTGAGTTTCAGCTTCTACTTCGTAAGCCCCGTGCACATGTGCCAGGTTTTCTCCAATAAATTCTTCGGGGCGAACCACTGGGCGGTCTTCTCCCAGTACTGGCCTGCTCTGGCTTCAGGACTTGGGATAGCCTTTATCATCTTCTTCCTTGTCGGGTAG
- a CDS encoding DUF401 family protein, whose translation MEALGLVMVGISFATIIGMVLKGVRLSSSLLAGVAVLLTGTSNSLGDALSTATTALADATTWDLVFTGLAVTILGRVVKEFGLIDEMVVGLESVLKGNRAGIMGITMLVGAMPGHAGTMLTAPLADCYGDRLGMTPVEKSAANLVFRHMVRMLLPYIPPLVLASRLTGLSISSLIAHNTFPVMVSLAVGCLTLLPRGAGALGESVAPGSFGRFLKAASPLWVGIGLFMVFRLSLPLSLLAGAGVALLVGQRPQDFRLEAVWRMVDYHIALTMISIMLFKYALSGTHLLETALECLLAAGLPQGFLLVAAPAVLGFVTGDMTATVGIGFPVLMPLVPADSKALAHWGLAYVTGSVFYFMSPIHLCQVFSNTYFKTDFLPVFGKYVWSIVAALAGTVLVFLVLTKG comes from the coding sequence GTGGAAGCGCTAGGCCTTGTCATGGTGGGCATATCCTTCGCGACCATAATAGGGATGGTGCTCAAGGGAGTGCGTCTCAGCTCGTCGTTACTTGCAGGCGTCGCGGTTCTTCTGACTGGCACCTCAAACAGTCTCGGTGATGCCCTGAGCACAGCGACAACGGCCCTCGCCGATGCCACAACTTGGGATCTTGTCTTCACCGGTCTGGCAGTGACCATACTCGGGCGGGTCGTTAAGGAGTTCGGTCTCATAGACGAGATGGTAGTTGGTCTTGAAAGCGTCCTCAAAGGCAACAGGGCGGGCATTATGGGCATTACTATGCTCGTAGGCGCAATGCCCGGTCACGCCGGAACCATGCTCACGGCCCCGCTGGCGGACTGCTACGGGGATCGCCTGGGCATGACACCCGTGGAGAAATCTGCGGCTAACCTAGTGTTTAGGCACATGGTGAGGATGCTCCTTCCGTATATTCCTCCCCTAGTACTTGCCTCAAGGCTCACAGGCCTCAGCATTAGTTCCCTTATCGCGCACAACACGTTCCCAGTCATGGTTTCCCTAGCGGTGGGATGCCTTACCCTTCTGCCGCGAGGCGCGGGTGCACTTGGAGAGAGCGTTGCCCCTGGATCCTTTGGGCGCTTTCTCAAAGCGGCATCTCCCCTTTGGGTGGGCATAGGGCTCTTCATGGTGTTCAGGCTGAGCCTGCCTCTTTCACTCCTTGCGGGCGCCGGCGTTGCCCTCCTGGTGGGGCAAAGGCCACAGGACTTCCGCCTAGAAGCGGTTTGGCGGATGGTAGATTATCATATAGCCCTCACCATGATTTCCATCATGTTGTTCAAGTATGCCCTGTCTGGAACTCATCTTCTGGAGACGGCCCTGGAATGTCTTCTTGCAGCTGGCCTGCCCCAGGGGTTTCTCCTGGTTGCCGCTCCTGCGGTCTTGGGGTTCGTCACTGGTGATATGACCGCCACTGTAGGGATAGGGTTTCCCGTTCTCATGCCCCTGGTGCCGGCAGATTCCAAGGCTCTAGCCCACTGGGGTCTTGCCTACGTAACGGGTTCTGTTTTCTATTTCATGAGTCCTATTCACTTGTGCCAGGTGTTTTCCAACACCTATTTCAAGACGGACTTCCTTCCGGTGTTCGGAAAGTACGTCTGGAGCATCGTGGCTGCGCTAGCTGGGACGGTTCTCGTCTTCCTAGTTCTTACAAAAGGGTGA
- a CDS encoding cyclase family protein, with amino-acid sequence MDIIDLTLKMHDGFCTLGHLPRTIVLEHSDYSASRYRFSLPCEGNMTKTLILSDHAGTHVDAPVDFCKGAADVAEIPLERLMGDGILCDASLRPPGTPVLTRDLEDALGKVALEPKDKVILVRCSREAWGEGGFFQTKGLSGDAARFLLSLKPRCVGVDLPVVDDIEDRAFPAHMTLLGAGIPVVESLVNLGILGQEPFIFIGLPLRIQGLTGSPLRAVAVRELTEKKGSVIG; translated from the coding sequence TTGGACATAATAGACCTTACCCTGAAAATGCATGACGGGTTCTGCACCCTGGGGCATCTCCCCCGTACGATTGTGCTGGAACATTCGGACTACTCGGCATCCCGCTACCGGTTCTCCCTGCCCTGTGAAGGTAACATGACGAAGACACTAATCCTGTCAGACCACGCCGGGACACACGTGGATGCCCCTGTCGATTTCTGCAAGGGGGCTGCGGATGTTGCCGAAATACCGCTGGAGAGACTGATGGGCGATGGTATCCTGTGCGACGCCTCCCTACGACCTCCAGGCACGCCCGTTCTGACCAGGGATCTGGAAGACGCCCTTGGGAAGGTGGCTTTGGAGCCTAAAGACAAGGTAATACTGGTGCGATGCAGCCGCGAGGCATGGGGTGAGGGAGGGTTTTTCCAAACGAAGGGCCTTTCGGGTGACGCGGCGCGATTCCTGCTCTCATTGAAACCCAGGTGCGTAGGGGTGGATCTACCCGTGGTAGATGACATTGAAGACCGGGCGTTTCCTGCTCACATGACGCTCCTTGGGGCGGGTATCCCTGTGGTGGAAAGCCTGGTCAATCTTGGTATTCTGGGACAGGAGCCCTTCATCTTCATCGGGCTGCCTTTGAGGATCCAGGGCCTCACTGGATCCCCCCTGAGGGCAGTCGCCGTTAGGGAATTGACTGAGAAAAAGGGGAGTGTGATAGGGTGA
- a CDS encoding DUF1847 domain-containing protein, producing the protein MRREEELYNAAFDKYSNPTVRRIALSAARTEAAGYCEWTRVEEVMEFSRGAGFQRLGIAFCVGLRREAAMCQALFEANGFEVRSVACKTGRRDKSEWGLKDDEKIHKGGFEAACNPVAQALLLNKAGTDLNVLIGLCVGHDTLVMRFSEAPVTVLIAKDRVLAHNPAGALYCHHSYFGKKLLSHGAGGGDGHE; encoded by the coding sequence ATGCGCCGGGAAGAAGAACTCTACAATGCTGCCTTTGACAAGTATTCTAATCCCACTGTGAGGAGAATTGCACTCAGCGCTGCCAGAACTGAGGCGGCAGGGTACTGCGAATGGACCCGTGTTGAGGAGGTCATGGAGTTCTCCAGGGGAGCAGGGTTTCAAAGGTTGGGGATAGCGTTTTGCGTAGGGCTCCGCAGGGAGGCTGCTATGTGTCAGGCACTATTTGAGGCCAACGGCTTCGAGGTGCGTTCAGTGGCCTGTAAGACTGGGCGGCGAGACAAGTCCGAGTGGGGGCTCAAGGACGACGAGAAGATACATAAGGGCGGATTTGAGGCCGCCTGCAACCCGGTGGCCCAGGCGCTCCTTCTGAACAAGGCAGGTACGGATCTCAATGTCCTGATAGGACTTTGTGTCGGACACGATACCCTGGTAATGAGGTTCTCGGAAGCGCCTGTTACCGTTCTCATCGCAAAGGACAGGGTCCTCGCCCATAACCCAGCCGGTGCCCTCTACTGTCACCACAGTTACTTTGGTAAGAAGCTCCTCTCCCATGGTGCTGGGGGAGGTGATGGACATGAGTGA